The Amblyomma americanum isolate KBUSLIRL-KWMA chromosome 6, ASM5285725v1, whole genome shotgun sequence genome has a window encoding:
- the LOC144093713 gene encoding mitochondrial import receptor subunit TOM70-like → MAPSGMARSAGSEAASEAGLSKWQYALIFATPVAAGLAYWYYRKGRGKAKKPPSPSIGAEKESKPADKSQPNHSRSAADVRDPFEKAKAFKNQGNKHFKEGKFDKAIECYTEAIAVCPQQNTNELATFYQNRAAAYENLKNYTEVITDCTKAIELNKIYIKALHRRAKAYEVVDELKKCLEDITAVCILEGFQNQNSLLITDRVLKKIGKASAKEYIKKRKPALPSKHFIRNYFVSFCEDPIIQAVQACREDRPFPKGGDIDKPRTGYALAVECLAREQYEDVIPHCNAEVDSEGEAVPEALLLRGTLHMLQGLAQATLDDLNRLLSMDNVDVKVRVNALIKLGTLKVHAEQLEEALQDFEQAAQLDPSNADVFLHRGQVLLLLDRLEDTLKDMERSVQLRPDFPSAAAQRCYVQYRCGLATKDNQQQQEALSSFQEVQKRFPNCPECYFLHAQLLSEMKEFEKAEEFFLKAEKADPTDPNVSVHLGILYLQWRQDSDKAVELMNKAISMDDKCQFAYETLGSIQVQRGYLKEGLELFERAIALAQTETELAHLLSLRDAAAAQGRVAERLGFAVHPGFS, encoded by the exons ATGGCTCCCAGTGGGATGGCCAGAAGTGCCGGCAGCGAGGCCGCTTCTGAAGCGGGCCTTTCTAAGTGGCAGTATGCGTTGATTTTCGCCACTCCAGTCGCTGCCGGTCTCGCCTACTGGTACTACAGAAAGGGCCGCGGCAAGGCGAAGAAACCACCGAGTCCCAGCATCGGCGCAGAAAAAGAGTCCAAGCCCGCGGACAAGTCTCAACCTAATCACTCGCGTAGTGCGGCCGATGTCAGG GACCCGTTTGAAAAAGCGAAGGCTTTCAAGAACCAGGGGAACAAGCACTTCAAGGAGGGCAAATTTGATAAAGCTATCGAGTGTTATACTGAGGCTATCGCCGTTTGTCCACAGCAGAACACGAATGAACTGGCTACTTTCTACCAAAATCGTGCTGCTGCCTATGAAAACTTG AAAAACTACACGGAAGTTATTACCGACTGTACCAAAGCTATCGAACTGAACAAGATATACATCAAAGCGCTTCACCGAAGAGCAAAGGCTTACGAGGTTGTGGACGAACTGAAGAAATGTCTGGAAG ACATCACAGCTGTGTGTATACTCGAGGGATTCCAGAACCAGAACTCTCTGCTTATAACCGACAGGGTTCTAAAGAAGATTGGGAAAGCAAGTGCCAAGGAATACATCAAG AAGCGAAAGCCAGCACTGCCATCGAAGCACTTCATTCGAAATTACTTCGTGTCTTTCTGCGAAGACCCCATCATTCAAGCTGTTCAGGCATGTCGTGAAGACAGGCCGTTTCCCAAGGGAGGTGACATAGATAAGCCGAG AACCGGATATGCACTGGCCGTGGAGTGCTTAGCCCGCGAGCAGTACGAAGATGTGATTCCACACTGCAACGCGGAGGTGGACAGCGAAGGAGAAGCAGTGCCGGAAGCTCTCTTGCTGCGAGGTACACTGCACATGCTGCAGGGACTGGCACAGGCTACGCTAGATGACCTCAATCGGCTACTCTCCATGGACAATGTGGATGTCAAG GTTCGTGTGAATGCTCTCATCAAGCTGGGGACACTGAAAGTTCACGCTGAACAACTGGAGGAAGCACTTCAGGACTTTGAGCAGGCCGCTCAGCTGGACCCTAGCAACGCTGATGTATTTTTGCACAGAGGCCAGGTGTTGTTGCTGCTGGACAGGCTTGAAGACACACTCAAG GACATGGAGCGGAGCGTGCAGCTGCGGCCAGACTTCCCATCGGCTGCTGCTCAGCGCTGCTATGTGCAGTACAGGTGTGGATTGGCCACAAAGGACAACCAACAGCAGCAGGAGGCGCTCTCCAGCTTCCAGGAAGTGCAGAAGCGGTTCCCGAACTGCCCTGAATGTTACTTCCTTCATGCTCAG CTCCTCTCAGAGATGAAAGAATTTGAAAAGGCCGAAGAGTTCTTCCTCAAGGCTGAGAAAGCAGATCCAACAGACCCGAATGTTTCTGTCCATCTTGG CATTCTGTACCTGCAGTGGAGGCAGGACTCTGACAAGGCAGTGGAGTTAATGAACAAGGCTATCAGCATGGATGACAAATGCCAGTTTGCTTATGAGACACTTGGATCCATCCAAGTGCAGAG